The window TAGCAGCAGCGTACAGTAAACAACAAAAATATCGATGGTAGTTTGTTGGGTGGTTTTTGGAGAGAGTGGTGGTGAGAGAGAGAaaaagtgagagagtgtgattttgGGTCGTGGTGGTTCATGAATTGATTGTAACGAACAGGAAGGGCATAAAAGATCAACATAAGTAGCAGTTACAGTAGTTTAAATGGCGACGGTTTGAACAGAAAGCAAGGCAGCAGCAAGGATGAATGTAGTAGCAATAGTTTAGCGAACAGTTTCGATGGTTTAAGTTATGGGGTTCCATTGAAACATAAAACATTCATAGCAGCAGCATCCGTAACAGCAACAAGTAGCAGGTGGGGGTTAAGTGAGTTTTGTTATGTTGTGGTTTCACAAAGGTTAAACAAGAAACTGAAACAGTACATAGCTAGGTGGCGGTTAGATGGTTGTGGTGACGGATTAGTTCATAGAAACAATAAATAGGAAGAACGAAGGGTGGTTGCAAAGTCACGATATATAGTTGATCATGGGTGCTGAAGGATGGTGGTGTTCTACGGTGGTTGTAGGGTGGTTATAGTTAGGAATTgtagagagagagtagagagagaagGGTGGCGTGTGGTGGTTGTTCATGTGATCCGGTGTTTTAATGGTTACGATAGGAGAAAGAGTAGagtgagagagatggagatggtggaTTATGGTTGTGAAGATGGTTCGGTTTTAAATGAGTTTTCAAAGGTGACATAGTGGTGATTTATGGTGGCCGTGGGTTTGATGTTTACCGACAAAGAAATCGAGTTGTAAACCGAAACAAGAATGATTTTAGGTTATTAGCATTTGATAGAGCAAGATACAAAGTAAACAATGTGTGTGTTTCGTTTTCTTGAACGTAATTagaaacaaaaggaagtggaaatgGGTTTAGATAGTTGAGGTGATGATGACTCCTCTAACTTgcctgtgtgtgtgtgtatatatatatatatatatatatatatatatatatatatatatatatatatatatataaactaaatactACATAGAATATAAAGAAGTGGGTAGATAGAATGGATACAGGTGGCCATACAAGAACAGTTAGAATAATTGTAATCATAAGGAAATTTTAAAAAGGAAACAGTAAATCAGCCTTTTAAATGTCATTTAGCTACCGACACTTTTCCAGCACAGTGCTATATCGTGgtccgttgctaaacagttaacgtataaaaatgctcctaaaaatcccgaaattttagtttaattatattttattatttcacccattaattgtttgaaacctgttcaaaaaggttcactaattatttattttctgtttcaattaacgtgtacggagtactaaaacttaaactaaaaggggtaaaaatatttttcattacaacttattttattttaattatttagttataataataattcgtataatagttattattgttttaagttatatatacgtatatacatacatttatatatacacacatttcaaaaaaaaaaatggttcgtgaatcatcaggaatggtcaaagggtaactgatttcctgaatatagatttcaaactttctagactcaacattacagattttgcttatcgggtcggaaacatataaagattaaggtttaaatttggtcggaaatttccgggtcattacaaaaacATTACCTTCTCATCATAACCTTAGCACGTACCAAGTTTCTTCGATAATTCGCAAAGTTATTTTTATTGCAGGTGACTCAACCGTTGACTCCAGCTTTCCGAGTCCGAATATCATGGAGAAGATTGCTGAACTGTTCCGCACTTCGCCCAACTCCTATGGGGTAAGAGTCGACGAATTGTCAGGGTACACGTGTACCTCCTCTTCTGCGGTGTTAAACCAACGCCAACAAATGAAATTGGAGATACCAGATGAGCTTCGCCATGAGTTTTCGAAGCTTCTTGCTGCAAAAGCACACAACTGCTTTGTGCAGAACTTCTATATGGCATTCAACTCTGCCTACGACATGATGGGCCGTCAAGAGCAATTTTTCAACGTTCTTGAAGTTGAAAAGGCTAAATTGTATATTGAAAAGGCGAAACTAGCAGATAGTGAAAAGCGTTGTTCTGACCTAACTACGAAAGTCACCGCAGCAAAAGCTGCTATTGGAGATTTAAAGCAACAAATTTCTTCAGCAGAAGATAAAGAAAACAACTTGCAGACAACCAACAAAGCTTTAGTGGAGGATGTTGCAAAACTAACATTAGCGCGAGACAACGCTCTAGCCGTTAAATCCTCTGCGGAGCTTGAATTTATAAAGCTTCGCTAACATTTGCCTGAGTTGTCAAGAAAAGTGCTTAACTCCCTTCCTGTTTCCAAAAAATTTTACACATACGACGCCGCGATGCAACTGCGCGAAAGGGTGGAGTTTATAATTGAAATTCTCATCCCCAAAATTATCGTGATAAGCGAGCAAGATGATGCCACTACAGATGACATCATCAAACTTGACTTGTCCAAAGAATGaggatgttatatgtaatattagcGCGCAGCTACCTCtgcgttttaataataaaatttcaaTGTTTATCTTTTTTTGCAAGTACTTGTATTCATATAGCGCTTTATCATCAGTATTCATAACATagacttgccctttgcaatttTCAACTTTTATTATCGTGTACATAATAAGTATTTACTTTTGTGAAACAATCtacatttgtatatatttatacattatgaatcttccaagtccgccgaaacgatccttaggcaatttaTTAGCATCGCGAAGCATCTAAGCAtggcaaaatcaaatacttaggaaattaaCATCGTTTCGCAATATTTAGTTTCTGCGTGAGCTGGCAATGTCATCACTACACCACTTAGTCTTCGCGAAACATACCAGTATGTTGAAATCAATTTTTAGAAAAAATTTCATGAACTGTAAATATGTCgcaaagttttattaaatttaacaaTATAAGTGGGCTTTTCTAACACTTATGCAATTCACATGTTCATTTATTGTATTTTTAcaagtgtgatcaagacttgcaaaaataaAAACACATAGAAAAATAACAACcgcattcttttatttcatttaACATTGGGAACACAAAGATGCTTTGTTTTATACATTCTGAAAAAATTTACGCGTAATATCATTTCAACAAAGCAGCATGCCACACATTGGGAAGATTTCGCCCTTCGAGGTCTACGAGTTTGTATGAACCTGCAGCGTTAATAGCAACAACTTGATAGGGACCCTCCCAATTAGGTCCTAGTTTACCAAGTTTTTCTGCTCGACTAGCGTCATTATTCCGCAATACCCATTCGCCTACATCAAAAGACAATGTGCGCACTCCTTTGTTGTAATACTTAGCCATTTGCTGTTTATTATTTGCTTCTCTAATAGCGGCCATTAACATGCGCTCTTCTATTAAATTCAAATTCTCACATAAAGACTCATTATTCGTTTCTTCATCAAAGTTAGCAACTCGATGTGTAGGCACAAGAATTTCAGTGGGTATTACTGCCTCAGACccatataccaaactaaaaggtgtttcacCCGTACTCTTCTTAAATGTAGTATGATGCACCCATAAAACATTGGGTAACTCATCTACCCAACCAGTGCGTTTTTCATAAAAGCGCTTTTTGATTCCGCTTACAATGTCACGATTAGTTACTTCACACAAGCCATTAGTTTGCGGATGCGCAACCGACGTAAATTTCTGGATTATATTCAAATCAGTGCATCATGTTTTGAACGGGTCTTTCCCAAACAAAATTACGCACTTGTACTCCAGTAATAGTGCGAACTGCCTTCGCCTCAACCCATTTTGTAAAATAGTCGATTGCTACAATTAAAAATTTGTCATTGCCAGGACCTGTGGGAAATGGTcccacaatgtcaatagcccattttTGAAATGGCCATGGCGAGTTGACAGGGATCATATCGTGTCTTGGCATCTTATTCTGCGGGGCATGCCTTTGGCAACTCTTGCAACGCTTAACAATTTATGCAACATCGCGATATAAGGATGGCCAAAAGTAGCCCATCTGCATAATTTTAGCCGCAATGGTTTTATAGCCTGAATACAATGTGCAAGAACCATTGTGCACTTCATCCACTATCATCTCAGCTTCAATTGGGCCAACACACCGCATCATTGGGCCGCAATATACTTacaatataaaatatcattttggaTGATGTACATTGGTGCTCTCTCACGAACTAAGCGAGCTTCGCGTTTGTCATTCGGCAGAACACTATTGCGGATATACTGCATGATTGGTTCCATCCAGTTTGGGTGCTCTTCTTCAACAGACGCAACCATTAGATCATTATCAATTGACTTGCTTGGTAACTCCTCAACCCAAAATTGCTTTTGAAAGTGTGAGAATGTTAACGCAGCCAACTTACTTAACGCATCTGCTTTCTTATTTTGACTTCTTGGTACTTGTGCAAGTTCAAAATGCTCATACCACACAACCGATTCTTGTAATAACTTCAAATATTTTTGCATTGAGAGTTCATGAGCGTTTAAAGAGCCGTTGAACTGATTTGCCACTAACTGTGAATCTGTGAAAGCGCGCAATTTGGTGACATGCATTTTATGCGCGATATTCAAACCAGCAAGTAGTGCTTCATATTCAGCCTCATTATTTGTTACATCAAAATAGAAACGCAGCGCGTACGTATGCTCCTTACCACTTGGGGCTGTTAACACTAGACCCGGACCAGCACCCTCTGCGCATGAGGctccatcagtaaataaatcccatGTCCCGCCTTGCACTGGCTTTAACGCTGTTCGCTCATTAATTACTTCCATCTCGCAGGACATTTCTACTAGGTAATCCGTTAAAACTTACCCTTTTATAGCGTTGCGCGGAAGATATGAGATTTCATAAGCACCTAACTCCACTGCCCACATCGTGAGCCTACCAGATATTTCTGACTTTGTTAAAACTTGCTTTAGAGGCATGTTAGTTAACACATGGattggatgaccttgaaaatatctccGCAACCTTCGCGATGTTAATATAAGCGCGTACACAAATGTTTCAATGGGGGCATAGTTTATCTCACTACCCGCaagagctttgctaacaaaatacatTGGCTTTTGAATCTTGTCTCTTTTCGCAACTAAAACTGAGCCAAAGGCTTCATTTGCCACTGATATATATAGGTAAAGAATTTCGCCTTTAGTTGGTGTAACCACccagatttttccgactacttgattatactatttacatgatttaataattccgacttgataagcaatgaattttaataagtcttgaacctccggaaagaattttatataagcagttgaccacccttttattcctacaattcacgaacgtcattacttgtatgaattatatatatgtgtgtgtgtgtgtgtgtgtatatatatatatatatatatatatatatatatatatatatatatatatataatttaaaaatatgataattaaatatctcattaagtatattaacaaggtattatatatatacattttcatactactaatttagagagttttcgaacaatatatatgttactatttaaacgacttaattaacttatgttaaaatgtatttacatacaatgtattatgagtataaataaaactttaaaagtattaaatacaattaataatatacaaaaacatataaaggatagctatactcgtattttcgttcatttttctcaagaatcttACTCGTATTCATGCAGtatatatacacgtattatacgaagcttctagaagtatttactattgatatatactaataaaaatctgtattagtggagtattatgtcatgcatgacatcatcaatttaacttatagtagatattagtcaaaaaagacaacataaagtatttactatttgtatataccaatagtaattttcatgattgatgtattatgtcatgcatgacatcatcaatcttattatgtcatgcatgacctcatggtatttaacttatcctacatatttgtcataaaacaacaaaatacaactagtatataaagacttTACATGGTATtttttttacacacatttacatccattctactttcaattctctttcaAGTATTCTCTTATTTTTTCTCTCtaaaaacactctctaatatcctctcttcaagttctaataagccttcattatttacaacaaaaactagttacaaaaaCAATCCATAAACACCATAGAAGTAGTAATCAAGAACACCTCCTTTGATTTAAGTTTTAATTCCAAGTTTGGTTATATTTAAGCACCCTTTCAAGGAGTCTTTCAAGCTCTAGAAATACTCTTCATATTCAGCTAATtccctttcttaaatcaaggtattagccttaccaaatctcttgttcaattcatatgattatagctatctatataaaagaTCATAGTTAATAACAACTATAACATAGTTTggatgattctaaacttgttttaaAAATAATCTAATCTAAAACTAACAACACTTATTTAtacatattatgatgttatattaaactattataagaacttataacttgtacatatgaagaacaccttaaaaacttaacATACATCAACTAGTCTTCATTCGGTaaaagcggactgttttgggttgggaattaaaaacctatcttagactttgagttcgaagctaagactttggaaatatgttaatatatgtaaataagactttcagtaaatttttcatgattttagacaaagtgggagtattttatcaaaaatcatatattgggtggatgccgggattcttccaaatctgtccacctgcacaaaaagagggtaaaactataaaaattaatatatgggctgaacttttcgaattggttttaaaaaattaacttcttaaggaatccatagcaatttgattcactttgaacggagttgtaatgaatttttgtcgagcaaaacaaaatctgctaaaattaacgttgtatggacgaaatttatcttataaaaactataataaccatatccttgctaacttttcctatatcctatatatatttagacatgttatcattagtataacaaaatattataatcttggttaattctgagattgtatatatatgataatcttggtacgttccatgacaatacgtgcacaatacattttgataaatcctaagtcaacacgtctctggattgataCAAGATAATacatacacaatacgccgtgggttaattctaagattatatatatatatatatatatatatatatatatatatatatatatatatatatatatatatatatatatatataccgattactggactgttggacttttcagacTATTTTAGACTACtagcaaaggactactaacaatgcactagtaacataaaatgttaaaaaattattatataagtattatatgaactttctatattaattttgttcatatgtattattatctgaatcgttattattattataggtttgtgaatccaaggacgtcggctatattttaataagttgaaaacttgttaaaactatacttttatgacagtgagtatatagtcccatttttaaactctacaaatattttgggatgagaatacatgtatcttttgtttttcgaaatagacacaagtacttaaatatatattctacgttgagttgtacctttgtatatatccctaatagtccggtaactatttgttacatgtggttaacatgtaagcgcgaatcctattgatagatctattgggtttgacaaccccactcgggctagttagcactagttcataacgggtgtttagtacttcgttttactacacttggtacggtgaagagataactttgaaaagggaatatgcatggaaaacatctgttaagtatagttactgggtgctcaacaacatatagaatatctttgctgaaacatttataacatgaaatcttgtggtctattattatatcttatgctggctttaaaacctatatctcaccaacctttgtgttgactgtttaagcatgtttattctcaggtccttaagaaagtcttccgttgttgcattatctgagcaagctgtgcatggagtctcatgcttttgtttaaatgaagtgttgcattcaataaaacctttgtcatgtattatattcaactgttatgtcacgtgtgtagtatttggaaactaatgtaatatggggattattccttaaataatcacctatttgtttaaaacatgcattatgtataataatgatgtgctttttatgaaactaatgcaatattttctaaaacgtatcatatagaggtcaaatacctcgctatgggaccaatgaataacatacctcatttatattattatggacgggtcgtttcagttggtatcagagcggtggtcttagcgaaccagtggtcttagcgaaccaagtcttgcattagtatgtctaactgatagttgttaggatgcattagtgggtctggacttcgactttagctgtatgtcaaaagttttgcttatcaatttttgtcagaaatttcctgcttatcattcttaagtctaaacacgtgttcctgcatttattgcatacatagtgtacagacgatttcgtatcttagcatatctattactgtaaacttttcttgatatcttccgaaaattcctccgtgatttatggaattttggtattatatatacatatgtaaattatgtattgaagagtaccaatctaaattctataatctacttCAAATCATAAATCatatccctaattatacaagatggatctcgtatctTGTTCAaactccttaaactccgacagctattccgatatggatattcacctgaactccgaagactgtgtaaccggaatggatcaaccaatcagccatcatcaattctggatgaattggggatgggttcgtagtttactaaatcattggaggcaagaagaaggtgatcccttccatccaccacattgccctcttggcgaagaacctgaagcacttaccggcgaacatgttcgtaatgccattttctctctcatttccagagtatctcatcatgattatatacaatctcgaattctagatcttattcatccgctcatccgaaccgacaattaccccggtgtaatagaagaagtcaacgagtttcgcgctcgagtattggctttggaggaTATAGTacgaagattacaagcaccatcagcaacaccattaccatcaacaacatccacattgcaagcctcaataccacatgcaccatcagcatcaccggcatcaacagtaccaccatcatcaacaccaacagtatcattatcaccactaacaacaacattcgcatcccacacctcaacttcacaatctgtcccatgagcatcaacgtcatacgccccataaataccaaggaatgccaataataacaaacgatgaagtattaattcataacttcattggagaaacattctgcggcaattatgtaatctccaaagtcttagagattatctattctagccctaaccataaatcagatgagtaaacCAAAattatagaaggaagagtagaaaccctgacaagaatggtgcgtgatttacaagctagacttgttataccagcagcatcagcagtacctacagcatcatcagcaccagaagcacctataacatcacaagctccgccagttccataacCACCGACATCACCACAAACCAACAACACTtacattgtatcaacgagttatgaagtattaacttattcccctgaagaaattatatgtatattttatatatatatgaattttgaagatcaaaatatatctttccgtactaagctattatgtatgaatttaaTAAGGGtatatactactcggttaattcatattactaatatgctatgatgtacatccttcattaatgacttaacaatcattaattatactctctttttcaactcaatagattctatttcataataaaccaagtgtattgttcgagtacgtgttagatttcacactttcattttcgatgtactcgaagctTTTTAGAAAacgtcattcgtgtcttgcgaagttcataagaattctacgaacaccaacatcaatcaccgaggaaatatcaataaaaatgaataatgaagtattgattcataatttcatttacgttgaagaaatactccgcaaaaattatgtaatctctaaagttttaagggttattcattctagctccagcaaaaatcaaatgagtttaatagtatattaactcattaaatctatattacatctgcaaaaaatataaaaacatatattttcataaagactgtaataaaaattctcttgtacaaaatattacttgtgaaactttaacgcgtaggtaatactcgagaattatacaaattcacaattaatatgttatactgtacattcttcaattctgattcaataatcaataACCATACttactactttcacaataatatacattctttcatagaaatcagaacaatcattctcattcaaattcaattacatattctggttttgacagatcagaattcaagtcaagattaaacagatgacatcactcttagattcctacatccttcaaaattatactttaaattcaaactatactagaacatcactttcattcacaaaacttataaagatattcgtatcattcaagattcacgacgaattcattatacggatattgacgatgacaacctgcgtctaaacccttcaaaatttttgaaaacacctcaactaaggaacaatcaagagaatgaaccaatcacacgatacatatgaagaatatatacatatagatatgcaTCCGGAGGACACTTGGAatctaagcaaaggttcaacacgtatccatgtcagatcctttagcattattagtacccaaaataaccttacaatccctttttaaaatagcgaattttgtcacagctccaacaagacaacttcgacttttcatccggaatagcacttcagcctataaatcagtactatgaagttttggaaaagctgaatgaagcagcagaaactgtagacaaccataacagtcaaaagttgatgataaagaatattgtgttagcaaagcacagaaaaagagaaggtttggaactggaaaacggattgagcaaaccctaaaggaggctgtgaataaatcacaaggactaaatctgccttcaaagaatccaaattattcagtgtctgctgaagtgtttagcgaataccttgctccttactctaaacccttgtggacaatattcttcatcatccgctgatcttagatattctaagatatcatcatatctttcattataaatatcctccatatttctgaagatattttcataactattcttatctgaaatctttactgttacgtcataaaggaaactgttgtagtttctaaatctcaaaaaaattcaaaatttaaaatatgaatgttgttgaagtagtgttgggaactgaagcatgagttagtataatataatgacgcctgatcaacgtgaatatattacagtaagtcatgctgagtttctaatgaaacatgatgattcacagaccataccgtcatcatgctctatgttacacgactcttacattctacctaatctctaaacgtatcaagaacatattttcttgatagttctatcttttctcttgaattctgataatttgactaatcaagattgtgctattacaaattctctcttagaacattagtcatgttcatccgaaactccatacctacgaattctggaccattactcgctttacttaaaattgagaagagaaaataaaagcatgaagcttcgaaataggaataggagtataaatcacagcaaatggaAGAGAGCAATAACCGTGAATGACAATACACAAGCATAGGatctccgaaaaataaggaaattTATAAACACGACAACAACACagagaattacaaaccgtgtatatcaatgcgtatagcaatataaagacacgggagaactaaaaatactatgaacccaagagcatagtagaagtaaatagatttctccggtggtagatgaaaaagaagaatgacatatgtgatagtcaagaatatatcaagaattagaactagatggagcatattgacgaatgttttgaaagtatgaattaaggaagaaagtatagaagatgagagatgtggaaataaggaaacgaaggggtgttaatttatagcgaaatatcagacatagcaatcgaggcagattacgcacctaatcgaagaaaattctaatttccttaattaccaaagaatcaaatcttattaagattacaaagattttctttaatccggaaatcaaccgtgacgacgtcaaaagttaagacgaatccttactttcctcatttcactattttgcaatagcttcactcatacacttcacatagttgaattgttttatccatattactcactgatgataaaactctaacttccagctcgtattcgtcatgaaaacatacttattgtcatccatgacgatctcgatcaaatttcgggacgaaatttctttaacgggtaggtactgtaacgacccggatttttccaactacttgattatactatttacatgatttaataattctgacttgataagcaaagaattttaataagtcttgaacctccggaaagaattttatataagcagttgaccacccttttattcctacgattcacaaacgtcataacttgtattaattatatatatgggtgtgtttggcgcgtagcttattggagcttatggaagcttattagagcttgagcttatgattttaataagctccaagtcataagcttcgtttggtagacaaaaaaagtagagcttatgaaaatcataa of the Rutidosis leptorrhynchoides isolate AG116_Rl617_1_P2 chromosome 5, CSIRO_AGI_Rlap_v1, whole genome shotgun sequence genome contains:
- the LOC139848793 gene encoding uncharacterized protein translates to MSCEMEVINERTALKPVQGGTWDLFTDGASCAEGAGPGLVLTAPSGKEHTYALRFYFDVTNNEAEYEALLAGLNIAHKMHVTKLRAFTDSQLVANQFNGSLNAHELSMQKYLKLLQESVVWYEHFELAQVPRSQNKKADALSKLAALTFSHFQKQFWVEELPSKSIDNDLMVASVEEEHPNWMEPIMQYIRNSVLPNDKREARLVRERAPIWATFGHPYIAMLHKLLSVARVAKGPGNDKFLIVAIDYFTKWVEAKAVRTITGVQKFTSVAHPQTNGLCEVTNRDIVSGIKKRFYEKRTGWVDELPNVLWVHHTTFKKSTGETPFSLVYGSEAVIPTEILVPTHRVANFDEETNNESLCENLNLIEERMLMAAIREANNKQQMAKYYNKGVRTLSFDVGEWVLRNNDASRAEKLGKLGPNWEGPYQVVAINAAGSYKLVDLEGRNLPNVWHAALLK